In the genome of bacterium, one region contains:
- a CDS encoding VCBS repeat-containing protein, producing MRCSYLPLNLFSLLLCLMASFASADLVSGEPIMLGDGTMNGPLSADAITSEPYGYAYLYGGEQPDLFVGSTSGLYLYQWLETDAETNAPVFGNRVRVSHPWDADIDARRGTVLQLDGTTYGVFIEGDELVICTFDLPTLKFTETARLSYDGLVPRNPVCVTIGPNADGTFQIVFGISDGTSSAASDFDRWDWRYRMYDGAGITRGYLSYYYLYGMRLSKLDETGKFTNIARITDGTDEVLFYLPGSTFVNLGEGYERDLIVGARTGVFPYRHNTAGETGASFEEMKFVADLDGLVMRHPNIRPSTIAYPDPETGLSNLISGGEGMISFNRFTGEFTENGAPIYGRNVPVLEANAQLYHGSLGVANTVDWNGDDVDDLVIGNSTGHIWYFENAGTNTVPLFQPGTYVEANGKPIQLQPGYWRDIQGPAESRWGYICPEVADWNEDGLPDIITGGSTAQYIVYMNVGTPTEPQFGEGKVLRLDGSELHGTWRSKAGVGKLGDRMAIVALDDQNEFHLYWRLDDYNVEDGGKLHLDDNRTITATPEFRRSGAMGRVKINLDDWDEDGATDLFVGTFGRTSIPSPDAGLPSHLLKKSSVLLLRNAGTDEEPVFEFPKYFASDGVQIYYGGHSIGPDVCHFGAFGRKGIVVANESGRVVFYHALKLSLETWEPGARAASND from the coding sequence ATGCGCTGCTCATATCTTCCACTCAATCTCTTCTCTCTCCTTCTCTGCCTGATGGCGTCTTTCGCTTCCGCAGATTTGGTCAGCGGCGAACCGATCATGCTCGGCGATGGAACCATGAACGGTCCGCTCTCTGCCGATGCGATCACCTCGGAGCCGTACGGATATGCGTACCTCTACGGAGGAGAACAACCCGACCTGTTTGTGGGTTCGACGAGTGGACTCTACTTGTATCAATGGCTGGAGACCGACGCCGAGACGAACGCTCCCGTCTTCGGAAACAGAGTGAGAGTATCCCATCCGTGGGATGCAGACATCGATGCGCGCAGAGGTACTGTCCTGCAACTTGACGGTACTACCTACGGAGTATTTATCGAAGGAGACGAGCTGGTCATTTGCACGTTCGATCTCCCGACACTCAAGTTTACAGAAACGGCCCGGCTCTCCTACGATGGCTTAGTTCCACGCAATCCAGTCTGCGTGACTATCGGACCGAATGCGGACGGCACGTTTCAGATTGTCTTTGGTATCAGCGATGGAACATCCAGCGCGGCGAGCGACTTCGATCGCTGGGACTGGCGCTATCGCATGTACGATGGCGCCGGCATCACGCGCGGTTATCTGTCCTACTACTATCTATACGGAATGCGTCTCTCGAAGCTCGACGAGACTGGCAAGTTCACGAATATTGCACGCATCACGGACGGGACGGACGAAGTTCTCTTCTACCTGCCCGGCTCAACTTTCGTCAATCTGGGCGAAGGTTACGAGCGGGATCTGATCGTTGGGGCCCGCACAGGGGTCTTTCCCTATCGGCACAATACGGCAGGTGAGACCGGGGCCTCTTTCGAGGAAATGAAGTTCGTCGCGGATCTCGATGGTCTTGTCATGCGCCATCCGAACATTCGTCCCAGTACAATCGCCTATCCGGATCCTGAGACTGGTCTCAGCAATCTGATTTCCGGCGGCGAAGGAATGATCAGCTTCAATCGATTCACCGGCGAGTTCACCGAAAACGGTGCGCCGATCTACGGGAGAAACGTCCCCGTCCTCGAGGCGAATGCCCAACTCTATCATGGCTCTCTCGGAGTTGCCAATACAGTCGATTGGAACGGCGACGATGTTGACGATCTGGTGATCGGCAACTCCACCGGACACATCTGGTATTTTGAGAATGCCGGGACGAACACAGTGCCCCTTTTTCAACCCGGCACGTATGTGGAAGCGAACGGCAAACCGATCCAACTGCAACCTGGCTACTGGAGAGACATCCAGGGGCCTGCGGAGTCGCGGTGGGGGTACATTTGCCCCGAGGTCGCCGATTGGAATGAAGACGGGCTGCCCGACATCATTACCGGTGGATCAACTGCTCAGTACATCGTGTACATGAACGTCGGAACCCCCACCGAACCGCAGTTCGGTGAAGGCAAAGTCCTTCGCCTGGACGGTAGCGAATTGCACGGAACCTGGCGCTCGAAGGCGGGTGTTGGAAAACTCGGCGATCGCATGGCGATCGTGGCGCTCGATGATCAGAACGAGTTTCATTTGTACTGGCGCCTGGATGACTACAATGTCGAGGACGGCGGAAAACTGCACCTGGACGACAACCGAACGATTACAGCGACACCCGAATTCCGGCGCTCCGGCGCAATGGGGCGCGTGAAGATCAACCTGGACGATTGGGACGAAGATGGCGCGACGGACTTGTTCGTTGGCACGTTTGGGCGCACTTCTATTCCTTCGCCGGATGCCGGTCTTCCATCTCACCTTCTCAAGAAATCCTCTGTCCTCCTTCTGCGAAATGCCGGCACCGACGAAGAACCCGTCTTCGAATTCCCGAAGTACTTCGCTTCTGATGGCGTGCAGATCTACTACGGCGGGCACTCGATCGGGCCGGACGTCTGTCACTTTGGCGCGTTCGGTCGGAAGGGCATCGTTGTCGCCAATGAATCGGGCCGCGTTGTCTTCTACCACGCGCTGAAGCTGAGTCTTGAAACGTGGGAACCAGGCGCAAGGGCTGCCTCCAATGACTAA